From Polaribacter butkevichii, a single genomic window includes:
- the pruA gene encoding L-glutamate gamma-semialdehyde dehydrogenase codes for MARGFFNVPKAVNEPVKGYAPGSPEREELLATYKAMFNSNIDVPMHINGEEIRTGNTKSITPPHDHKHVVGKYHTAEKTHVDTAISTALAAREAWSSVSWTERATIFLKAAELLAGPYRAKMNAATMIAQSKNVYQAEIDAACEMIDFFRFNVEYMTDIFKDQPASAPGIWNRVEYRPLEGFVYAITPFNFTSIAANLPAAAALMGNVVVWKPSDHQAYSAQVIVDLFKEAGLPDGVINVVYGDPVMITDTVLASPDFAGLHFTGSTHVFKNLWKQIGNNIHTYKTYPRIVGETGGKDFIWAHNSSNPLQVATAITRGAFEYQGQKCSAASRAYIPASLWEEVKKHVIAQTNEIKMGSPEDPSNFVNAVIHEGSFDKIASYIDAAKADKDAEIIVGGNHDKSTGYFIEPTVILAKTPTYTTMTTELFGPVITIFVYEDAAWEASLKLVDESTEYALTGAIFSTDRYIVEKASKALENAAGNFYINDKPTGAVVGQQPFGGARASGTNDKAGSAQNLLRWTSVRLIKETFVTPTDYKYPFLR; via the coding sequence ATGGCAAGAGGATTTTTTAACGTTCCTAAAGCAGTAAACGAACCTGTAAAGGGGTATGCTCCAGGTTCTCCAGAAAGAGAAGAATTATTAGCTACTTATAAAGCAATGTTTAACAGCAATATTGATGTGCCAATGCACATTAATGGCGAAGAAATTAGAACAGGAAACACCAAAAGCATTACACCTCCTCATGATCACAAACATGTTGTTGGTAAATACCATACTGCAGAAAAAACACATGTAGACACTGCAATTTCTACAGCCTTAGCGGCTAGAGAGGCTTGGTCTAGTGTTTCTTGGACAGAGCGTGCAACTATTTTCTTAAAAGCGGCTGAATTATTAGCAGGACCTTATAGAGCAAAAATGAATGCTGCAACCATGATTGCACAATCTAAAAACGTATACCAGGCAGAAATTGACGCTGCTTGCGAAATGATTGATTTTTTCCGTTTTAATGTAGAATATATGACGGATATTTTTAAAGATCAACCAGCATCTGCACCAGGAATATGGAACCGAGTTGAGTATAGACCTTTAGAAGGGTTTGTATATGCAATTACGCCATTTAACTTTACTTCTATTGCGGCAAACTTACCTGCTGCCGCTGCTTTAATGGGAAATGTTGTTGTTTGGAAGCCTTCTGATCATCAAGCATATTCTGCACAAGTAATTGTAGATTTATTTAAAGAAGCTGGTTTGCCAGATGGGGTTATAAATGTAGTGTACGGAGATCCTGTAATGATTACAGATACCGTTTTAGCGTCTCCAGATTTTGCTGGACTACACTTTACAGGTTCTACTCATGTTTTCAAAAACTTATGGAAACAAATAGGAAACAACATACATACTTACAAAACATATCCAAGAATTGTTGGAGAAACAGGAGGAAAAGATTTTATTTGGGCACACAATTCTTCTAACCCTTTACAAGTTGCAACTGCAATAACTAGAGGTGCTTTTGAGTATCAAGGTCAAAAATGTTCTGCTGCTTCTAGAGCCTACATTCCTGCATCATTATGGGAAGAAGTAAAAAAACATGTAATTGCACAAACAAACGAAATTAAAATGGGCTCTCCAGAAGATCCTTCTAACTTTGTAAATGCAGTTATTCACGAAGGATCTTTTGATAAAATAGCTAGTTATATAGACGCTGCAAAAGCAGATAAAGATGCAGAAATTATTGTTGGTGGAAACCACGATAAATCTACAGGTTATTTTATTGAACCTACTGTAATTTTAGCAAAAACACCAACTTACACAACAATGACTACTGAGTTATTTGGACCAGTAATTACTATTTTTGTTTATGAAGATGCTGCCTGGGAAGCTTCTTTAAAACTAGTTGATGAATCTACAGAATACGCTTTAACAGGAGCTATTTTTTCTACAGATAGATATATTGTAGAAAAAGCTTCTAAAGCTTTAGAAAATGCAGCAGGTAACTTCTACATTAATGATAAACCAACAGGTGCTGTTGTGGGACAACAACCATTTGGAGGAGCAAGAGCTTCTGGTACAAATGACAAAGCAGGTTCTGCACAAAACTTGTTACGTTGGACATCTGTTAGATTGATTAAAGAAACATTTGTAACACCTACCGATTATAAATATCCTTTTTTAAGATAA
- a CDS encoding DUF2306 domain-containing protein: protein MEYKYLMYSHLFTVVPCIFIGAYLLLVKKGTPFHKLLGKIYMSLMMITAVITLFMPAYVGTQFLNHFGYIHLFSILTLYSVPTAIIAVKKGQIKKHKLKMIFLYFGAIVIAGGFTLTPGRFLHTFFFC, encoded by the coding sequence ATGGAATATAAATATTTAATGTACTCGCACTTGTTTACTGTTGTTCCATGCATTTTTATTGGCGCTTACCTTTTATTAGTGAAAAAAGGAACTCCTTTTCATAAATTATTAGGAAAAATTTATATGTCTTTAATGATGATTACAGCAGTTATCACATTATTTATGCCTGCGTATGTAGGAACTCAATTTTTAAATCATTTTGGGTACATACATTTATTTAGTATTCTAACATTATACAGTGTTCCTACTGCTATAATTGCCGTAAAGAAAGGACAAATTAAAAAACATAAACTAAAAATGATTTTTCTTTATTTTGGAGCAATTGTTATTGCTGGAGGTTTTACACTAACTCCAGGTCGTTTTTTACACACTTTCTTTTTTTGTTAA
- the apaG gene encoding Co2+/Mg2+ efflux protein ApaG, whose translation MTNQITKGIKVSVSTKYKGTNYRNNRLHHIFGYVITIENKSTETVKLTDRFWTIFDTLYNTEIVSGEGVVGQTPTLKPNDTYTYSSGCFLESNMGAMKGFYTMINLDTFEQFKVIIPTFQLTTLATLN comes from the coding sequence ATGACAAACCAAATTACAAAAGGAATAAAAGTTTCTGTTAGCACTAAATATAAAGGTACTAATTACAGAAATAATAGGCTGCACCACATTTTTGGGTATGTAATTACTATTGAAAATAAATCTACCGAAACCGTAAAGTTAACAGATCGATTTTGGACCATTTTTGACACACTTTATAATACAGAAATTGTAAGCGGAGAAGGAGTTGTAGGACAAACACCTACCTTAAAACCAAACGATACCTACACCTATAGTTCTGGTTGTTTCTTAGAATCTAATATGGGTGCAATGAAAGGTTTTTACACCATGATAAATTTAGATACTTTTGAACAATTCAAGGTAATAATACCCACTTTTCAACTAACAACATTAGCAACATTAAACTAA
- a CDS encoding NRDE family protein, which produces MCTVSYLPLGNNDFILTSNRDETPLRNTISPKKYLENGVALTYPKDELAGGTWIGLSDKKRLVCLLNGGFKKHVRKNSYKMSRGIIVKNILSVDDAVSYINNFDFTEIEPFTLILVDWKHQLETYELVWDGELKHFNKLPQKPKIWSSSTLYTEEVKEMRRQWFADWLLENKEFHQAKIVAFHQNEDLGNVEIAPKMKREFVETVSVTSVEKRSLEVKMDYLDFVNASKIMQKQ; this is translated from the coding sequence ATGTGTACAGTAAGCTATCTTCCTTTAGGGAATAATGATTTTATTTTAACTTCTAATAGAGATGAAACTCCATTAAGAAATACAATTTCGCCAAAAAAGTATTTAGAAAATGGCGTTGCGTTAACGTATCCGAAAGATGAATTGGCAGGAGGAACTTGGATTGGTTTGAGTGATAAAAAACGTTTGGTTTGTCTTTTAAATGGTGGTTTTAAAAAACATGTAAGAAAGAATTCTTATAAAATGAGTAGAGGAATTATTGTAAAAAACATTTTATCTGTAGATGATGCTGTTTCTTATATCAATAATTTTGATTTTACAGAAATAGAACCTTTTACGTTGATTCTGGTAGATTGGAAACATCAATTAGAAACTTATGAGTTGGTTTGGGATGGAGAACTAAAGCATTTTAATAAATTGCCTCAAAAACCAAAAATTTGGTCTTCATCTACCTTGTATACAGAAGAAGTAAAAGAAATGAGGAGGCAATGGTTTGCAGATTGGTTGTTAGAAAATAAAGAGTTTCATCAAGCTAAAATAGTTGCATTTCATCAAAATGAAGACTTAGGAAACGTAGAAATAGCACCAAAAATGAAGCGTGAGTTTGTAGAAACAGTAAGTGTTACATCTGTAGAAAAGAGGTCTTTAGAAGTTAAAATGGATTATTTAGATTTTGTAAATGCCTCTAAAATAATGCAAAAGCAATAA
- a CDS encoding DUF3667 domain-containing protein, whose protein sequence is MHYVFNGLFNFDAKFWTTIIPLLIKPGEVSKNYIAGKRQRYSNPFQFYLTVSLIFFLIIGFTKSYNDFNNFREGKKTSNNNFLPGIHINLEKEKDSINNLKEVDSLLTTLKDSITKKPFLKVAGKEIKIIKMLNFHKKNPQVYVDDALDSLAINKSFSNRFWYSRTKLINTILTDSSVAKKLNKQLLSYSSIALFILLPLFTLFLRFIYIRRKFTYVEHLIFVFHTQTFFFLLFSIFYLINFFKETVNYMSFFALVFLLYLYLAMKNFYGQGYFKTLIKYIFANILFVIFTSLGALFISFIAFALF, encoded by the coding sequence ATGCACTATGTTTTTAATGGTTTATTTAATTTTGACGCTAAGTTTTGGACAACAATAATCCCTTTATTAATTAAACCCGGAGAAGTTTCTAAAAACTATATTGCAGGGAAAAGACAACGCTATTCTAATCCTTTTCAATTTTACTTAACAGTTTCCTTAATATTCTTTTTAATTATTGGTTTTACAAAGAGTTATAATGATTTTAATAATTTTAGAGAAGGAAAAAAAACAAGTAACAACAACTTTTTACCAGGTATTCATATCAATTTAGAAAAGGAGAAAGATTCTATAAATAATTTAAAAGAAGTAGACTCTTTACTAACTACACTTAAAGATAGTATTACAAAAAAGCCATTTCTTAAAGTTGCAGGAAAAGAGATAAAAATTATTAAAATGCTAAATTTCCATAAAAAAAACCCTCAGGTTTATGTGGATGATGCTTTAGATAGTTTAGCCATCAATAAAAGTTTTTCAAATAGATTCTGGTATTCTAGAACTAAATTAATAAACACTATTCTAACAGATAGTTCGGTTGCTAAAAAATTAAATAAGCAATTACTTTCTTATTCTTCAATTGCATTATTTATATTACTACCATTATTTACACTGTTTTTACGTTTCATTTACATCCGAAGAAAATTTACATATGTAGAACATTTAATCTTTGTTTTTCATACACAAACTTTTTTCTTCTTACTGTTTTCTATTTTCTACCTCATAAACTTTTTTAAAGAAACAGTAAATTACATGTCCTTTTTTGCATTAGTATTTTTATTGTACCTGTATCTTGCTATGAAGAATTTTTATGGGCAAGGATATTTTAAAACACTTATAAAGTACATCTTTGCAAATATTCTATTTGTTATTTTTACTTCTTTAGGCGCCCTTTTTATATCATTTATTGCTTTTGCATTATTTTAG